The following are from one region of the Salvia hispanica cultivar TCC Black 2014 chromosome 1, UniMelb_Shisp_WGS_1.0, whole genome shotgun sequence genome:
- the LOC125202666 gene encoding polyphenol oxidase, chloroplastic-like produces MASFILSHHPTTTLSTNTTAATKTPRRSYSISCKSSNNDHQESPLPSKFDRRNLLIGLGAGLYGATTLATSPFSFAAPISAPDVTQCGPADLPAGATPTNCCPPFTGETIDFEFPPPPAKLRVRPAAHLADDAYIAKFNKAVELMRALPDDDPRSFKQQANVHCAYCDGAYDQAGFPDLELQVHNSWLFFPFHRYYLYFYERILGKLLGDPTFAMPYWNWDAPRGMPIPSMYANPKSALYDPLRDRAHQPPALVDLNYNGTDPSTTTDQQAQTNLTVMYRQMVSNSKTPRLFFGSPYRRGEDPNPGGGSIEGIPHGPVHVWTGDRTQPNTENMGNFYSAARDPIFYAHHSNIDRLWSVWKTLGGRRADITDPDYLNASFLFYDEDARMVRVKVRDCLDPRKLGYEYQGVDIPWLNSRPTPRVSSVLRKLKKLGRAKAADSTAQFPAKLDRVLKVMVKRPKKKRSKKEKDELEEVLVIEGIEVDRDSYVKFDVYINDEDDVVTTAENTEFAGSFVNVPHKHKNEKRIKTQLRLSISDIMEDLDAEDDDHVLVTLVPTNGGDAVTIGGIKIELDD; encoded by the exons atgGCTTCGTTCATTCTCTCACATCATCCCACCACCACTCTCTCCACCAACACCACCGCCGCCACCAAAACTCCCCGCCGCAGCTATAGCATCTCATGCAAATCATCAAACAACGATCATCAAGAATCCCCTCTCCCCTCCAAATTCGACAGAAGAAACCTACTAATCGGCCTCGGCGCCGGACTCTACGGCGCCACCACCCTCGCCACCTCCCCCTTCTCCTTCGCCGCCCCAATCTCCGCCCCCGACGTCACCCAATGCGGCCCCGCCGACCTCCCCGCCGGCGCCACCCCCACCAATTGCTGCCCGCCCTTCACCGGAGAAACCATCGACTTCGAATTCCCCCCGCCGCCGGCCAAGCTCCGCGTCCGCCCCGCCGCCCACCTGGCCGATGACGCGTACATCGCGAAATTCAACAAAGCCGTCGAGCTTATGCGCGCCCTCCCCGACGACGACCCCCGGAGTTTTAAGCAGCAGGCCAACGTCCACTGCGCCTACTGCGATGGCGCATATGACCAAGCCGGGTTTCCGGACCTCGAGCTGCAG GTACACAACTCATGGCTCTTCTTCCCCTTCCACCGCTACTACCTCTACTTCTACGAGCGGATCCTCGGGAAACTCCTCGGCGACCCCACCTTCGCGATGCCCTACTGGAACTGGGACGCGCCACGTGGAATGCCGATCCCGTCCATGTACGCAAACCCTAAATCTGCCCTCTACGACCCGCTCCGCGACCGGGCCCACCAGCCGCCCGCGCTCGTCGACCTCAACTACAACGGTACCGACCCGAGCACCACAACGGACCAACAGGCGCAGACGAACCTAACAGTCATGTACCGGCAGATGGTGTCGAACTCGAAAACCCCGCGCCTCTTCTTCGGAAGCCCCTACCGCCGCGGCGAGGACCCGAACCCCGGCGGCGGGTCCATCGAGGGGATCCCCCATGGCCCGGTGCACGTCTGGACTGGAGACAGGACCCAGCCGAACACCGAGAACATGGGGAATTTCTACTCGGCCGCCCGCGACCCGATTTTCTATGCGCACCACTCCAACATCGACCGGCTGTGGAGCGTGTGGAAAACCCTGGGCGGGCGGCGGGCGGACATCACCGACCCGGACTACCTCAACGCGTCCTTCCTTTTCTACGACGAGGACGCGAGGATGGTCCGGGTCAAGGTCCGTGACTGTCTGGACCCGAGAAAGCTCGGGTACGAGTACCAGGGCGTTGACATACCCTGGCTTAACAGCCGCCCGACTCCCAGGGTTTCTTCAGTTCTCAGGAAACTGAAGAAACTCGGGAGGGCGAAAGCGGCCGACTCCACGGCCCAGTTTCCTGCGAAACTGGACCGGGTTTTAAAAGTGATGGTGAAGaggccgaagaagaagaggagcaAGAAGGAGAAGGATGAGCTCGAGGAGGTATTGGTGATCGAAGGGATCGAGGTCGATCGCGATTCCTACGTTAAATTCGACGTCTACATCAACGACGAAGACGACGTCGTGACGACGGCGGAGAACACGGAGTTTGCGGGAAGCTTCGTGAATGTTCCGCACAAGCATAAGAATGAGAAGAGGATTAAGACGCAGCTGAGGCTGTCGATTTCGGATATTATGGAAGATCTCGACGCGGAGGATGATGATCACGTGCTGGTCACGTTGGTGCCGACTAACGGCGGCGACGCCGTCACCATTGGTGGTATCAAGATCGAGCTTGATGACTGA
- the LOC125201438 gene encoding COP1-interacting protein 7-like: MDSNAILDYALFQLTPTRTRCDLVVFCGRRSEKLASGLLEPFVAHLQYAKDQIPKGGYSITLRPPRDDASWFTKATFQRFVRFVSTPEILERIIRIEREILQIDSSTQSNENTTVDEAGHPVEGTDGSLRKSTNSSKLLSEEEDHGAELRGHSRARLQNLMDSRKTLLLKEQAMAYARAVVVGYEMEDIEDLICFADTFGASRLREACIDFKELYNRKHSDDQWRDELAAVQASSMTDLPYLATSGVMLTGENFHGNGYSVPLERTGSSDTDKSKESNSTGEQRPNMQQVPWMNQIPPYMYNFQGPMQQMPAYQGYPYPGMPPYYPGNMGWPSPGGPNSTKNHRSSRRKEKTFNTDNSEEDESTASGDSDVGTDSNEEQEQDKKPSSRGKKNKKKSSKTVVIRNINYITSQRRNGDDNEHSGESMGDDATVSLEKHTRKSRGNHELGNSIDADVSEGGKSADPWGAFQNLLLSNEDSNPTKHHAGDPMDEQFMMNDSNGGRVSHEAFDLGSEKVKRQPLASDDSALVIHREGENGSNTDIVGFANGEETQTTMKRTVSENENALFARQSIGSRTTTLGGLQDFSSESATIRNRREEDWFVVNSQTQEGKQSGFVNHDSSYASDMVRKEAAGGAAVVDDSFIIESRSKADDQYVSHWRSDVIMDGEMDIAPQPENGSPAISGSAEPDDLCMVLVRESQESGASWTPDMDYEAEISYSEADKKSPSSKMNGEAAEEAAVNGKQANGKKTAAKPPVRSRVPTAKPDPYSKTKKISSASRLLTQKSKLQREEEERKRLEDALIQRQKRIAERSAASGLSPAASKKLPVGSKSAPPKLDRVRSSSAARAPKS, translated from the exons ATGGATTCCAATGCCATTCTCGATTATGCTCTCTTCCAACTCACCCCGACAAGAACAAG ATGCGATCTTGTTGTGTTTTGTGGGAGGAGGAGTGAGAAACTGGCATCTGGGCTTTTGGAGCCCTTCGTTGCTCACTTGCAATATGCTAAAGATCAGATTCCAAAAGGGGGTTATTCGATTACTCTTCGCCCCCCTCGTGATGATGCCTCATGGTTCACCAAGGCCACATTTCAGAG ATTTGTTCGTTTTGTGAGCACACCTGAGATTCTTGAGAGGATTATACGTATAGAGCGAGAAATTTTGCAGATTGATAGTTCAACTCAATCTAATGAAAATACTACAGTGGATGAGGCAGGGCATCCAGTGGAAG GGACTGATGGGAGTCTGAGGAAATCGACTAATTCTTCTAAG TTATTGTCTGAAGAAGAAGATCATGGGGCTGAGCTGAGAGGACATTCTAG GGCTCGtcttcaaaatttgatggATTCACGAAAAACATTGCTTCTGAAAGAGCAAGCCATGGCTTACGCCCGTGCAGTTGTGGTTGGATATGAAATGGAGGACATTGAGGATCTTATATGCTTTGCTGATACATTTGGAGCCTCGCGATTAAG GGAGGCGTGCATCGATTTCAAGGAGCTTTATAATAGGAAACATTCCGATGATCAATGGAGGGATGAGTTAGCAGCAGTGCAAGCATCATCTATGACTGATCTTCCATATCTGGCAACATCTGGAGTTATGCTCACTGGTGAGAATTTTCATGGCAATGGATACTCCGTCCCACTCGAGAGAACTGGCTCCTCCGACACAGATAAGAGCAAAG AAAGTAATTCTACGGGTGAACAGAGGCCGAATATGCAGCAGGTTCCATGGATGAATCAGATTCCTCCGTATATGTACAACTTTCAAGGCCCGATGCAGCAAATGCCGGCTTACCAAGGCTATCCTTACCCAGGTATGCCGCCGTATTATCCAGGCAATATGGGGTGGCCGTCTCCAGGTGGCCCTAATTCAACAAAGAATCACAGATCATCTCGGAGGAAGGAGAAAACTTTTAACACAGATAATTCTGAGGAAGATGAAAGTACTGCTTCTGGTGATTCAGATGTTGGGACCGATTCAAACGAGGAACAAGAGCAAGATAAGAAGCCTTCTTCGAGGGGgaagaagaacaagaagaaATCTTCCAAAACGGTTGTTATCCGTAACATAAACTACATAACTTCCCAGAGGCGCAATGGAGATGATAACGAGCATTCTGGGGAGTCTATGGGAGATGATGCAACAGTGTCGTTGGAGAAACATACTCGTAAAAGTAGAGGAAACCACGAACTCGGGAACAGCATTGATGCTGATGTCTCTGAAGGAGGGAAATCTGCTGATCCTTGGGGTGCTTTTCAGAACCTTCTGCTTAGCAATGAAGACTCGAATCCAACGAAGCATCACGCTGGAGATCCCATGGATGAACAATTTATGATGAACGATTCCAATGGTGGCAGAGTTTCACACGAAGCATTTGATTTGGGATCCGAGAAAGTGAAGAGACAGCCTTTAGCTAGTGATGATTCAGCTCTTGTGATTCACAGAGAGGGGGAGAATGGTAGCAACACTGACATTGTAGGTTTTGCTAATGGTGAAGAAACGCAGACGACCATGAAAAGAACTGTTTCTGAAAACGAGAACGCTTTGTTTGCACGGCAATCCATAGGATCACGAACCACCACACTGGGAGGTTTACAAGATTTCTCCTCGGAATCAGCCACTATTCGGAACAGGAGAGAGGAAGACTGGTTCGTTGTCAACTCGCAAACGCAAGAGGGAAAGCAATCGGGATTTGTCAACCACGACTCCTCCTATGCAAGTGACATGGTCAGGAAAGAAGCTGCCGGAGGAGCTGCTGTGGTTGACGACTCCTTCATCATAGAGTCGAGATCAAAAGCTGACGATCAGTATGTCTCTCACTGGAGATCAGACGTCATCATGGATGGCGAGATGGACATAGCCCCCCAGCCAGAAAATGGAAGCCCGGCCATTTCTGGCTCTGCTGAGCCTGATGACCTCTGTATGGTGCTTGTACGGGAGTCGCAAGAATCCGGTGCTTCCTGGACGCCTGACATGGATTATGAAGCCGAAATCTCTTACAGCGAAGCTGATAAAAAATCTCCCTCCTCCAAGATGAACGGTGAAGCTGCAGAGGAAGCTGCTGTCAATGGTAAACAAGCCAATGGCAAGAAAACTGCAGCTAAACCTCCCGTGAGATCTCGAGTCCCCACTGCTAAACCGGATCCTTattcgaagacgaagaagatATCTTCAGCAAGTAGGCTACTGACTCAAAAGAGCAAGCTGCAGAGG GAAGAGGAGGAGCGCAAGAGACTGGAAGACGCGCTGATCCAACGCCAGAAGAGAATCGCAGAAAGGTCAGCTGCCAGCGGCTTATCTCCTGCAGCATCCAAGAAGCTTCCAGTCGGAAGCAAATCAGCGCCTCCTAAGCTCGACAGGGTCAGATCTTCGTCTGCTGCCCGTGCCCCGAAAAGCTAA
- the LOC125215877 gene encoding uncharacterized protein LOC125215877 encodes MKGQTTLGYRIMCIFWVESNSVLMFFARVFIVSLFTVYSNKYSLDQFSEFLSNQGELTKYSFDQFSEFLSNQGELTNFFNFVIGAFLNRRHEFRGFFESSIKVLIVVAMSAGALCGVAPFIFRKKKPSGFEKSEVETKKVPSIVTSRNVKVRNVPTVGVASNFAPLSEIRNKIACLRDLLDFSPCSGSATLLELLVLTLHDIFQRYPEIKPASEFQDACTHEVLKIFCDTLQSLGNLWTTEKWMFRCNYVSSTKLQHSELEHIAGLMLEDIIKLARERSSDEVDDDDNMSDYSPAGNPFSKARSGPYFDIRSPCCGSPMTPTSVLQGAWRSPTSSEGEPCSPPVLLPVRVGKLSPVDMNRLSFHMVTRGAATAQDPQYMVLMNNFGKEPREDEVLDEMEMVDIVIHDSQNDGTKISSLVRRNGRNWIGVINQPTPQMVMGPCLQTMLELPFPTPSQPILLPKNDHVLTDPVPLPPASFPPPPPPLPPPLTAPSSIAVAPPPPPPPPLPMAVVNRPPPPPPPLPTHTSTVPPPPPPPMMTASNGKGPAMPPPPPPPIGASKGQPPPPPFAPTGKNGSAPPPPPGAAGLRLKKAASRLKRSSQMGNLYRTLRGKVEGLAVHGKSAGRKAKIGGGGGASDGGKQGMADALAEITKRSSYFIQIEEDVKKYESVIKELKTSIGSFQTSDMAELIKFRKHVESHLEKLTDETQVLARFEEFPSKKLEAIRMSAALHSKLDGIVTTLQNWQLVGPVGKLLDRTEGYFNKIKVELDALERTKDEDLKRFQAQKINFDFGILVRIKELLVDVSSGCMELALKEMRESKAKEVKEQKNGGKGGSAKILWRAFQFAFRVYTFAGGHDDRADKLTKEVAHEIETEH; translated from the exons ATGAAGGGACAAACGACACTGGGCTATCGAATTATGTGCATTTTTTGGGTTGAATCAAATTCAGTTCTGATGTTTTTCGCGAGAGTATTTATCGTTTCTCTCTTCACAGTTTATTCCAATAAATATTCTCTCGACCAATTCTCGGAGTTTTTGTCAAACCAAGGGGAGCTCACCAAATATTCCTTCGATCAATTCTCGGAGTTTTTGTCAAACCAAGGGGAGCTCAcgaatttcttcaatttcgtAATCGGCGCCTTCCTCAATAGGAGGCATGAATTTAGGGGTTTTTTCGAGAGCTCGATAAAAGTTCTCATTGTTGTTGCTATGTCAGCTGGCGCCCTTTGTGGCGTCGCGCCTTTCATTTTTCGTAAGAAGAAGCCTTCTGGATTTGAG AAAAGTGAGGTTGAGACCAAAAAAGTTCCAAGCATAGTTACATCTAGAAATGTCAAGGTCAGGAATGTTCCAACAGTTGGAGTGGCTAGCAATTTTGCTCCCTTGAGTGAGATTAGGAACAAAATTGCCTGCCTCAGAGATTTGCTCGATTTCTCACCTTGCTCCGGCTCTGCTACTCTGCTTGAG CTGTTGGTATTGACCCTTCATGATATTTTCCAACGCTATCCGGAGATCAAACCAGCTTCAGAATTTCAGGATGCATGCACTCATGAG GTTTTGAAAATCTTCTGTGATACTCTGCAATCACTGGGAAATCTGTGGACAACGGAGAAGTGGATGTTCCGTTGCAATTATGTTTCATCTACAAAATTGCAACACTCCGAGTTAGAGCATATTG CTGGGTTGATGCTCGAAGATATCATCAAGCTAGCTCGGGAGAGGTCATCTGATGAGGTGGATGATGATGACAATATGAGTGACTACAGCCCTGCAGGAAATCCGTTTTCAAAGGCGCGGTCTGGCCCTTATTTTGATATCAGATCACCATGTTGTGGATCTCCAATGACTCCTACTTCAGTCCTTCAAGGAGCGTGGAGGTCTCCGACAAGCTCTGAGGGGGAGCCGTGTTCGCCCCCTGTGCTCCTACCGGTTAGAGTTGGGAAACTAAGCCCCGTGGACATGAATCGTCTCTCCTTCCATATGGTTACTCGTGGAGCTGCTACTGCTCAAGATCCTCAATACATGGTCCTAATGAATAATTTTGGCAAGGAACCGAGAGAGGATGAAGTGCTGGACGAGATGGAAATGGTCGATATTGTTATTCATGATTCTCAAAATGATGGTACAAAGATTTCTTCTCTTGTGAGAAGAAATGGAAGAAACTGGATTGGTGTTATAAATCAGCCAACTCCACAGATGGTGATGGGGCCTTGTTTGCAAACAATGCTTGAGTTGCCTTTTCCAACACCATCGCAGCCCATATTGCTTCCCAAAAATGATCATGTTTTGACAGATCCAGTGCCTCTGCCACCAGCGTCATttcctcctccaccaccaccattgcCACCGCCACTCACTGCACCAAGCAGTATTGCAGTTGCACCCCCTCCACCGCCACCACCCCCACTGCCAATGGCCGTGGTTAATCGTCCACCACCGCCACCCCCTCCTCTTCCCACACACACATCAACTGTTcctccaccacctcctccaCCCATGATGACCGCATCAAACGGAAAGGGACCAGCTATGccaccgcctcctcctccgcccATTGGTGCATCAAAGGGGCAGCCACCACCGCCACCATTTGCGCCAACTGGTAAAAACGGTTCAGCCCCACCACCCCCTCCCGGGGCTGCAGGCCTTCGTCTGAAGAAAGCAGCCTCCAGATTGAAGAGGTCTTCACAGATGGGCAATCTGTATCGAACTCTCAGAGGCAAAGTAGAAGGATTGGCTGTGCATGGGAAATCAGCAGGACGAAAGGCTAAAATCGGAGGAGGAGGGGGAGCCTCCGATGGAGGGAAACAAGGAATGGCCGATGCATTGGCAGAGATAACAAAAAG GTCATCATACTTCATACAAATTGAAGAAGATGTCAAGAAATATGAGTCAGTGATAAAGGAGTTGAAAACCTCCATCGGTTCTTTCCAGACATCCGACATGGCTGAGCTCATCAAATTCCGCAAACATGTCGAGTCCCACCTCGAGAAACTAACCGATGAAACTCAG GTGCTAGCAAGATTTGAAGAGTTCCCCAGCAAGAAGCTGGAAGCTATAAGGATGTCTGCAGCTCTGCACTCAAAGTTGGATGGAATCGTCACCACTCTGCAGAACTGGCAACTAGTCGGGCCCGTTGGTAAACTCCTCGACAGAACTGAAGGCTACTTCAACAAG ATCAAGGTGGAACTCGATGCACTTGAACGGACCAAAGACGAGGATCTTAAGAGATTCCAAGCTCAAAAGATCAATTTTGATTTCGGGATCCTCGTACGCATCAAAGAACTGTTGGTTGATGTTTCTTCTGGCTGCATGGAGCTGGCTCTTAAG GAGATGAGAGAATCCAAGGCTAAAGAAGTGAAAGAACAGAAAAATGGAGGGAAGGGTGGATCAGCGAAGATCCTGTGGAGGGCCTTCCAGTTTGCATTCCGTGTCTACACGTTCGCCGGTGGGCACGACGACCGGGCCGACAAGCTCACCAAGGAAGTGGCACATGAAATCGAGACCGAACACTAG